From the genome of Streptomyces spinoverrucosus:
AGCGCCGTAGACATCGTCGCCGTCTCCCCCCGGCGGCCGTACCCCGTCGCCTGCCGGCGGCCACAGGTCTTCGCGGTTGGGCGCGCGCACGGTCTCGCCCTCAGCCGTCCCACCGGGTGGCCGTAGGTTCTCGCCCGCAGCGATCCCACCGGGTGGCCGTAGGTTCTCGCCCGCAGCGATCCCACCGGGTGGCCGTAGGTTCTCGCCCGCAGCGATCCCACCGGGTGGCCGTACGCTCTCGCCCGCAGCGATCCCACCGGGTGGCCGTACGCTCTCGCCCCCGGCCATCCCGCCGGGCGGCCGTACCCCCTCGCCCCCACCGGGCGGCCGTGCCCCCTCGCCCCCAGCCACCCCACCGGGCGCCCCCGCACCCCCGCCCCCAGCCACCCCACCCGGTGGCCGCGCGTCCTGCGGCTTCCGGAGTCCGGTCGGGAGCCGCAGATACGGATTGGTGTCGGGGTTCGGCGGCCGGTACGGCGTACTCGGCACGTACGGCCCCGAGGTCCCCGCATACCCCCGCACCCCCGCCGCCCCGTCACTGAGTGCCAGCGGTGCAACCTGCCGCCCCGCAGCCCCACTCGCGTACGCGAGCAGTGCCCCCACAGCCCCCGCACCGGCCCCCCACAGCGCGCCGAGCAGCAGCGCCATGCCGAGGTGCCCGCGCAGTTCGACCCCCGCCCCGAACGCGTCGAACCCCAGCACGGACAGCGAGGCGTCCACGGACACCTCCGTCAGCCACCCGAGCAAGGGCAACGCCAACGCGGTCACGACCCCCAGCCGCAGCGCACACCGCCCGGCGAAGCCAAGAGCACCTGAACCGCGTACGCCCCCCTGGGCAGCCGCCCCCACCGGCGTGCGCACCGCCACCAGCACCCCCGCCAGCAGCATCATGACCGCCGCTGCCACCCCCAGCAGCCACACCCGACCGTCCAGCTCCGCCAGCCGCCCGAGCGTCACCGGCTGGTCCGAGTCGACCAGCAGGTCGTCCAGCGGATCCGGCAGAAAGCGGGTCAGCGCCCCCGACGCCTCCCCGTGCCACGGCACGAACAGGCCGATGGGAATGCCCAGCCACACCCCGTTCGGCGCCCCCAGCAGCGCCGCCCCCGCGATCCGCCGGGGATGGTCGTCGCCGATCGCCGCGTACGCCGCCGCCGCGAGCCCCGCCGCCACCGCCATCAGGAGCACCGTGACCAGCGCGGACACGGCCGGCCGTACGACCCGGTGCACCGCCTGCCAGCCGCGTGGCAGGGGAGTGCGGCGGGAGGCCAGCAGCGCGACCAGCAGCACGCCGGTGGCCCAGCCCAGCCCGCCGAGCAGCGTGGGTGCGGTGTCGACGCCGAACCCCACCGCCGCCTCCGCGTCGATCAGGTCGCCGACCCGGTCGGGCAGCAGCCCCCCGATGTCCCCCACGTCACCGAGCCCGGGAATCTCGATGCCTCCGGAACCCGAGCCGCCGGGCAGGTCGTCGAGGCCGAGTGCGCCCCCGTCGATCGTGATGACGTCGTGCCCGGCCCACGCCAGGCCGCCCAGCGTCGCCACGAACAGCGCGACCACCGCCCCCGCGCGCGCGAGGAGTTCGGACGGCGAGATCACAACTCCCGCCGCCCGCAGGGATCGTAGAAAGAACCAGGACAAAAGGAGCGCGCCGACGAGGCTCACGCCCAATGGCGTGATCTCGATGGCCGTGGTGGCCTCCGCGCCGGTCAGTCCGAAGGCGGACACGTCACCGGACGGCGTGACCGAACCACCGGCCCCAAGGGCCACCACCGCCGCGGTCATCGGCCCCAGCGAACCGGCCGAGTCCGCCTCCAGCAGACGCAGTCCGAGCGCCGCCGTACCCGCCATTCCGATCAACGCCCAGCTCACGGAGGCGATCGCGGACAGCAGGATGTCGACCCATGGCAGCCTCGTGCCGTATCCGGATGACTCGACACTCATGGCAGACCCCCCGATCCGCGGCACGGCGTCGCCGCCGCGCATGTCCCCCTCGCGTGGGATTACCACTCTCCGGGCCGGTTTCAACCCCGTCAACGGCGCACGGGGATGCGCCCGTAAGCGGTCTTCACAAGGCCCGACTTTCGGTCAGGGGGCCGCTACTGAAATAGTTCCCCCCGATGTTCGACATCCCTAGACTCCCTGCGACGGGGGTAACTCGGGGGACAACTCAGTGGGGCATGGAGTGCCGGAACTCGTACTGCAAACCAATGGACGGACCTGGACGCTCGACCCGTCCAGGGCTTACACACTCGGACGCGATCCGCAAGGCGACATCGTGTTCGACGACGCCAGAGTCTCCTGGCGGCACGCCACGGTCAGTTTCAACGGCCGTAGTTGGGTCATCGAGGACCATGGCAGCACCAACGGCACATTCGTGCAGGGCCAGCGGATCCACCAGTTGGAGATCGGCCCCGGCTCGGCCGTCCACCTCGGCAACGCGACCGACGGACCGCAACTGAGCCTGTCCGGCGCCGCGACCGCCGTCGCGCCCCAGGCCCAGCCCCAGCAGCAGCCGTTCGCCGCGCAGGGCGCGAACCCGGGCTGGTCGCAGCAGGCGCCGCCGCAGCAGGCGCCGCAGGCGGGCCGGCAGCAGCCCGCCCAGCCGTTCCCTCAGCAGGAGGGTCCGGCGGAGCAGTACGCGCAGCCGTTCCCTCAGCAGCAGGGCCCGGCGGAGCAGTACGCGCAGAAGGTGCCCGGCGGTGCGGCGGGGGCGCCGCCGGTCTACGGCGACCGCAGTCCGACGACGTTCCACCAGTTCGCGCTCGGCCGCGTGATGCGCATCGGTCGTGCCCTGGAGAACGACCTGGTCGTCTCCGACCTGCAGGTCTCGCGCCACCACGCCGAGTTCCACTCCACGCCCGACGGGCGCATGGAGATCCGCGACCTCGGCTCGCACAACGGCACGTACGTCAACGGTCAGCCGATCGCCAAGGGCGGCTCCCAACTGCTCGGCCCGACCGACATCGTGGGCGTCGGCCACTCGACGTTCCGTATCGTCGGCGACCGGCTGGAGGAGTTCGTCGACACCGGTGAGGTGTCCTTCTCCGCCCGCCACCTGACCGTCACGGTCGACGGCGGCAAGCAGATCCTCAAGGACGTCTCCTTCGGCGTCCCGGAGAAGTCGCTGATCGCGGTCATCGGCCCGTCCGGCTCTGGCAAGTCGACCCTGCTGAAGGCGCTCACCGGTTACCGGCCCGCCAACCAGGGCGAGGTCCTGTACGACAACCGGAACCTCTACAAGCAGTTCGCCGAGCTGCGCCAGCGCATCGGCCTGGTTCCGCAGGACGACATCCTGCACAAGGAGCTGACCGTCAAGAAGGCCCTCAAGTACGCGGCCAAGCTGCGCTTCCCGGCCGACACCACGGCCGCCGAGCGCGAGGCCCGCATCGACGAGGTGCTGCGCGAGCTCAAGCTCGACATCCACAAGGACAAGAAGGTCACCTCCCTGTCCGGCGGCCAGCGCAAGCGCGTCTCCGTCGCCCTGGAGCTGCTGACCAAGCCGTCGCTGATCTTCCTCGACGAGCCGACCTCCGGTCTCGACCCGGGCATGGACCGCGACGTCATGCAGCTGCTGCGCGGCCTCGCCGACGACGGCCGCACCGTCCTCGTGGTCACCCACTCCGTGGCCGAGCTGGCACTGTGTGACAAGCTCCTGGTGATGGCCCCGGGCGGCTCGGTCGCCTACTTCGGCCCGCCCGAGGAGGCGCTGAACTTCTTCGGCTACGACACCTGGGCCGACGTCTTCTCCGCCTTCGAGAACTACCGCGACTACGACTGGGCGGGCCGCTGGAAGGGCTCGCAGCACTACCAGATGTACGCCGCGGACATCGACGCCGTCGCCCCGCAGGCCGTAGCGATGCCGGCCATGCAGGCGATGAAGCCGCCCAAGCCGCAGGGCTGGATGTCCCAGTGGGTCACGCTGGTTCGCCGCTATGTGTCGGTGATCGCCTCCGACAAGGGCTTCCTCGCCCTGATGGTGATCCTGCCGGCCGTGCTCGGCGCGGTGAGCCTGCTCATCGAGCCGGACAACGGCCTGCTGCCCAACGACCCCAACCCGCAGACCGGCCGGATCATCCCCAACGGCACGGCCACCACCGTCCTG
Proteins encoded in this window:
- a CDS encoding streptophobe family protein, producing MSVESSGYGTRLPWVDILLSAIASVSWALIGMAGTAALGLRLLEADSAGSLGPMTAAVVALGAGGSVTPSGDVSAFGLTGAEATTAIEITPLGVSLVGALLLSWFFLRSLRAAGVVISPSELLARAGAVVALFVATLGGLAWAGHDVITIDGGALGLDDLPGGSGSGGIEIPGLGDVGDIGGLLPDRVGDLIDAEAAVGFGVDTAPTLLGGLGWATGVLLVALLASRRTPLPRGWQAVHRVVRPAVSALVTVLLMAVAAGLAAAAYAAIGDDHPRRIAGAALLGAPNGVWLGIPIGLFVPWHGEASGALTRFLPDPLDDLLVDSDQPVTLGRLAELDGRVWLLGVAAAVMMLLAGVLVAVRTPVGAAAQGGVRGSGALGFAGRCALRLGVVTALALPLLGWLTEVSVDASLSVLGFDAFGAGVELRGHLGMALLLGALWGAGAGAVGALLAYASGAAGRQVAPLALSDGAAGVRGYAGTSGPYVPSTPYRPPNPDTNPYLRLPTGLRKPQDARPPGGVAGGGGAGAPGGVAGGEGARPPGGGEGVRPPGGMAGGESVRPPGGIAAGESVRPPGGIAAGENLRPPGGIAAGENLRPPGGIAAGENLRPPGGTAEGETVRAPNREDLWPPAGDGVRPPGGDGDDVYGAPTVARPFEPPPPPTPRGTPGASSSGRRPRGSSSPEDGSPPPGPPPPGPPPPGRPKRGR
- a CDS encoding ABC transporter ATP-binding protein/permease; the encoded protein is MGHGVPELVLQTNGRTWTLDPSRAYTLGRDPQGDIVFDDARVSWRHATVSFNGRSWVIEDHGSTNGTFVQGQRIHQLEIGPGSAVHLGNATDGPQLSLSGAATAVAPQAQPQQQPFAAQGANPGWSQQAPPQQAPQAGRQQPAQPFPQQEGPAEQYAQPFPQQQGPAEQYAQKVPGGAAGAPPVYGDRSPTTFHQFALGRVMRIGRALENDLVVSDLQVSRHHAEFHSTPDGRMEIRDLGSHNGTYVNGQPIAKGGSQLLGPTDIVGVGHSTFRIVGDRLEEFVDTGEVSFSARHLTVTVDGGKQILKDVSFGVPEKSLIAVIGPSGSGKSTLLKALTGYRPANQGEVLYDNRNLYKQFAELRQRIGLVPQDDILHKELTVKKALKYAAKLRFPADTTAAEREARIDEVLRELKLDIHKDKKVTSLSGGQRKRVSVALELLTKPSLIFLDEPTSGLDPGMDRDVMQLLRGLADDGRTVLVVTHSVAELALCDKLLVMAPGGSVAYFGPPEEALNFFGYDTWADVFSAFENYRDYDWAGRWKGSQHYQMYAADIDAVAPQAVAMPAMQAMKPPKPQGWMSQWVTLVRRYVSVIASDKGFLALMVILPAVLGAVSLLIEPDNGLLPNDPNPQTGRIIPNGTATTVLLILAVGACFAGAANSVRELIKERVIYERERATGLSRSAYLMSKVFVLGMITVFQGLLVGVIGFSSRELPQEGLVLGSATMIELSLPIMALGFTSMMFGLIISSLVKTAEKTMPLLVMFAIIQVVFTGCLFALNGAVGVNQFSYLMPSRWAVAAAGATLDFNKISPPEEGVDNDPLWEHTVGAWTLDMVALIVLGVICGFFVSRFLRRHEPEVMRK